One window of the Burkholderia ubonensis subsp. mesacidophila genome contains the following:
- a CDS encoding M15 family metallopeptidase — MPHIGNGFLFGSTRCAGARCQTRDRRFSISPFPPAIVISLSDPVVRAVGLIESHERFVDLATFHHRVAVDLTRSIVPGDSEHFLKVRRGVADRLVIAASTLPDNLRLLVKEGYRPLALQRTYFEKHLADLRRTLPSATPEETLFELASRYVAPPDVAAHPTGAAVDLTLISADGSEADLGCVLDATDEESSGACYTDSQFISRDAVRNRHRLSAAMTTAGFVNYPSEWWHWSFGDKYWAVVQRQPNAIYGPVDEHVVQEWTL, encoded by the coding sequence ATGCCGCATATCGGCAATGGTTTCCTGTTCGGCTCGACACGTTGCGCCGGTGCGCGTTGTCAGACGCGTGACCGGCGATTTTCCATTTCACCGTTTCCTCCAGCCATCGTGATCTCTCTTTCCGATCCCGTCGTTCGCGCGGTCGGCCTGATCGAATCGCATGAACGGTTCGTCGACCTCGCGACCTTCCATCATCGCGTGGCGGTCGATCTCACCCGCAGCATCGTGCCGGGCGACAGCGAACATTTCCTGAAGGTCCGCCGCGGCGTGGCCGACCGGCTCGTCATCGCCGCGAGCACCCTGCCGGACAACTTGCGCCTGCTGGTGAAAGAAGGCTACCGGCCGCTGGCGCTGCAACGCACGTACTTCGAAAAGCATCTCGCCGATTTGCGCCGCACGCTGCCGTCCGCCACCCCGGAGGAAACGCTGTTCGAACTGGCAAGCCGTTATGTCGCGCCGCCCGACGTCGCCGCGCATCCGACGGGCGCGGCGGTCGACCTGACGTTGATCTCGGCGGACGGAAGCGAAGCGGACCTGGGCTGCGTGCTCGACGCGACGGACGAGGAGTCGTCGGGCGCCTGCTACACCGACAGCCAATTCATCAGCCGGGACGCGGTACGCAATCGGCACCGCCTGTCGGCAGCGATGACGACCGCGGGCTTCGTCAACTATCCGTCCGAATGGTGGCACTGGTCGTTCGGCGACAAATACTGGGCCGTCGTGCAACGCCAGCCGAACGCCATCTATGGTCCCGTCGACGAACACGTCGTTCAGGAATGGACCCTTTGA
- a CDS encoding Fe2+-dependent dioxygenase: protein MMLHVPGVLTKAQVAQCREVLDQAEWTDGNATSGAQSALAKRNRQLPEESPAARAVGDAIQDALARNALFFSAALPLKVFPPLFNRYEGGEAFGTHVDNAIRLLRGTDFRVRSDLSATLFLEEPEAYDGGELCVEDTFGVHRAKLPAGDLVLYPASSLHHVTPVTRGARVASFFWIQSMVRDDADRTLLFQLDTQIQTLSAEKGAQDAGVIALTGIYHNLLRRWADA from the coding sequence ATGATGCTGCATGTTCCCGGGGTATTGACCAAGGCGCAGGTCGCGCAATGCCGCGAGGTGCTCGACCAGGCCGAATGGACCGACGGCAACGCGACGTCGGGCGCGCAGTCCGCGCTCGCGAAACGCAATCGACAATTGCCCGAGGAGTCGCCCGCGGCACGCGCGGTGGGCGACGCGATCCAGGATGCGCTGGCGCGCAACGCGCTGTTCTTTTCGGCGGCGCTGCCGCTCAAGGTGTTTCCGCCGCTGTTCAACCGTTACGAGGGCGGAGAAGCGTTCGGCACGCACGTCGACAACGCGATCCGCCTGCTGCGCGGCACCGATTTCCGGGTGCGCAGCGACCTGTCGGCGACGCTGTTTCTCGAGGAGCCCGAGGCTTACGACGGCGGCGAGCTGTGTGTCGAAGACACGTTCGGCGTGCATCGCGCAAAGCTGCCGGCCGGCGATCTCGTGCTGTATCCGGCGTCGAGCCTGCATCACGTGACGCCGGTCACGCGCGGCGCGCGAGTGGCGTCGTTCTTCTGGATCCAGAGCATGGTGCGCGATGACGCGGATCGCACGCTGCTGTTCCAGCTCGATACGCAGATCCAGACGCTGTCGGCAGAGAAAGGCGCGCAGGATGCGGGCGTGATCGCGCTCACGGGGATCTATCACAACCTGTTGCGGCGCTGGGCGGACGCGTGA
- a CDS encoding nucleotidyltransferase family protein yields the protein MSYASLATGVLLAAGLGQRFDPSGLHSKLLALLPDGTPVAVAAARRLATATADVVAVVRPGAEKLAFLLNEAGCRVVFAPDAVRGMGASLAAGVRASADASGWLVALGDMPWIAPATYEIVTRTLDTGDTSIVAPVHRDMRGHPVGFASRHYDALAALDGDTGARALFARERITLLDVDDPAILRDVDTPADLAHGRGDR from the coding sequence ATGTCCTATGCGTCGCTCGCCACCGGCGTTCTCCTGGCCGCCGGCCTCGGTCAGCGCTTCGATCCCAGCGGCCTGCACAGCAAGCTGCTCGCCCTGCTTCCCGACGGCACGCCGGTCGCGGTCGCGGCCGCCCGCAGGCTCGCGACGGCCACCGCCGACGTGGTCGCCGTCGTGCGCCCCGGCGCCGAAAAACTCGCCTTTCTGCTGAACGAAGCCGGCTGCCGGGTCGTGTTCGCGCCCGACGCGGTGCGCGGCATGGGCGCGAGCCTCGCCGCCGGCGTGCGCGCGAGCGCCGATGCGAGCGGCTGGCTCGTCGCGCTCGGCGACATGCCGTGGATCGCGCCGGCCACCTACGAGATCGTCACCCGCACGCTCGACACCGGCGATACGTCGATCGTCGCGCCGGTCCACCGCGACATGCGCGGCCATCCGGTCGGGTTCGCGTCGCGCCATTACGACGCGCTCGCCGCGCTCGACGGCGACACCGGCGCCCGCGCGCTGTTCGCGCGCGAGCGGATCACGCTGCTCGACGTCGACGATCCGGCCATCCTGCGCGACGTCGACACGCCCGCGGACCTCGCGCACGGACGCGGCGACCGCTGA
- a CDS encoding MBL fold metallo-hydrolase: MKVQQIRNATVIIEIAGTRFLVDPVLAPKGAYPGFEGTANSHLKWPTVELPLPVEQILDVNAVIVTHTHLDHWDDAAQSLIPKSLPVFVQHGQDAAIVKGAGFTDVRVLTDNTSFNGLTLIKTPGQHGSDKVMHAIGDLMGQVSGVVFKHAAEKTLYLAGDTVWNTFVEDNLKAHRPDAVILNCGDAQVPGLGPIIMGKEDVHKVHQAAPQATLVATHMEAVNHAMLTRNELRDFSAEKGMTDRLRVPEDGEVCVL, from the coding sequence ATGAAGGTCCAGCAGATCCGCAATGCAACCGTCATCATCGAAATCGCCGGCACGCGGTTCCTCGTCGATCCCGTGCTCGCGCCGAAGGGCGCCTATCCCGGATTCGAAGGCACGGCGAACAGCCACCTGAAATGGCCGACCGTCGAGCTGCCTCTGCCGGTCGAACAGATCCTCGATGTGAACGCCGTCATCGTGACCCACACCCATCTCGATCATTGGGACGATGCGGCCCAATCCCTGATCCCGAAAAGCCTGCCGGTGTTCGTCCAGCATGGACAGGATGCCGCGATCGTGAAGGGGGCGGGATTCACGGATGTGCGCGTGCTCACGGACAACACGTCATTCAACGGGCTGACGCTTATCAAGACGCCTGGTCAGCACGGGTCGGACAAAGTCATGCACGCGATTGGCGATCTGATGGGCCAGGTGAGCGGCGTCGTGTTCAAGCACGCCGCGGAAAAGACCCTGTACCTTGCCGGCGATACCGTCTGGAACACGTTCGTGGAAGACAACCTGAAAGCCCATCGGCCGGATGCGGTCATCCTGAATTGCGGCGATGCGCAGGTTCCCGGACTGGGCCCAATCATTATGGGCAAGGAAGATGTGCACAAGGTCCATCAGGCCGCGCCCCAGGCCACGCTGGTTGCAACCCATATGGAGGCGGTCAACCATGCAATGCTGACCAGGAACGAACTGCGTGATTTCTCGGCAGAGAAGGGGATGACGGATCGGCTGCGCGTTCCTGAGGATGGCGAAGTGTGCGTCCTCTAA
- a CDS encoding tetratricopeptide repeat protein: MEAVSLKALASVSPRGFAAILAGPPERAAAWVAAAAGHGIVDAQAVYGQYLLDGHGVPRDPAAALTWFRHAAHANHPMAMNMLGRCYEFGWGTAACAPVAVYWYRLAAQAGLDWGMYNYATALALGNGVDENRADALDWFRRAAALGHAKSINLIGGFYEDGWVVAADADLAFDHYRRAAEAGDFRGQFNYARLLAERGQLDDALAWLARVPATATPAFVAKMRAYLAASPFDAFRQAAARLQPDDLEFAS; the protein is encoded by the coding sequence ATGGAAGCCGTGTCGCTGAAGGCGCTCGCGTCGGTGTCGCCGCGCGGGTTCGCCGCGATCCTGGCCGGGCCGCCCGAGCGCGCCGCCGCGTGGGTCGCGGCGGCGGCCGGCCACGGCATCGTCGACGCGCAGGCCGTCTACGGGCAGTACCTGCTCGACGGCCACGGCGTGCCGCGCGATCCCGCCGCTGCGCTGACGTGGTTCCGGCATGCCGCGCACGCGAATCATCCGATGGCGATGAACATGCTCGGCCGCTGCTACGAGTTCGGCTGGGGCACCGCCGCGTGCGCGCCGGTCGCCGTGTACTGGTACCGGCTCGCCGCGCAGGCGGGGCTCGACTGGGGCATGTACAACTACGCGACCGCGCTCGCGCTCGGCAACGGCGTCGACGAGAACCGCGCCGACGCGCTCGACTGGTTCCGGCGCGCGGCCGCGCTCGGTCATGCGAAGTCGATCAACCTGATCGGCGGGTTCTACGAGGACGGCTGGGTCGTGGCCGCCGACGCCGATCTCGCGTTCGACCACTACCGCCGTGCAGCCGAAGCCGGCGATTTCCGCGGCCAATTCAACTATGCGCGGCTGCTCGCGGAGCGCGGCCAGCTCGACGACGCGCTCGCGTGGCTCGCGCGCGTGCCGGCCACCGCGACGCCGGCGTTCGTCGCGAAGATGCGCGCGTATCTCGCCGCGTCGCCGTTCGACGCGTTCCGGCAGGCAGCCGCGCGGCTGCAGCCGGACGATCTGGAGTTCGCATCATGA
- a CDS encoding ACT domain-containing protein, with the protein MELSVERVDVWAATIEDKPGGLANVLSALRDAGADLQFIVARRTSEAAGKGVVFVAPLQGDAVIRAATQVGFNVTPSLHSVRVMGLDQMGVIAQLTQALADGGINLRGVSAAVLGTQFIAYIAVDSLGDAEKAIDILQRA; encoded by the coding sequence ATGGAACTGAGCGTAGAACGTGTCGATGTCTGGGCCGCCACCATCGAAGACAAACCGGGCGGCCTCGCCAACGTATTGAGCGCGCTGCGGGATGCCGGCGCGGATTTGCAGTTCATCGTCGCGCGCCGCACGTCGGAGGCGGCGGGCAAGGGCGTCGTGTTTGTCGCGCCGCTGCAGGGAGACGCGGTGATTCGCGCCGCCACGCAGGTGGGATTCAACGTGACCCCGAGTCTTCACTCCGTCCGTGTGATGGGTCTGGATCAAATGGGCGTCATCGCGCAATTGACCCAGGCGCTCGCTGACGGGGGAATCAATCTGCGCGGCGTGTCGGCTGCCGTGCTGGGCACCCAGTTCATCGCGTACATCGCGGTCGACTCGCTGGGCGATGCCGAGAAAGCCATCGACATCCTGCAGCGGGCGTGA
- a CDS encoding TetR/AcrR family transcriptional regulator, with product MTFRTGRFIIAATGNTAKWRAMMARPREFDAAEVLHKAMEVFWRKGYEATSVVDLVDATGLGKSSLYGAFGGKRELFLAAFDAYRSDRARDMHRILDHGPARDAIETFFRMIVRDAHAPKFANGCMSINQAVEMAPHDPEVRERVQSDFQYIEDALTRVIERGQGEGSVNGTRPARDVARLLVVAFPGLQVMVRAGYGNERLDDALRLLFLNLD from the coding sequence TTGACGTTTCGTACCGGTCGTTTCATAATCGCCGCCACTGGTAATACGGCCAAGTGGAGGGCGATGATGGCGCGGCCGCGGGAATTCGATGCCGCAGAGGTTTTGCACAAGGCGATGGAAGTCTTCTGGCGCAAGGGATATGAAGCGACTTCCGTTGTCGACCTGGTCGACGCGACGGGGCTGGGCAAGAGCAGCCTCTACGGTGCATTCGGCGGAAAGCGCGAGCTCTTTCTCGCGGCATTCGACGCGTACCGGAGCGACCGCGCACGCGACATGCACCGGATCCTCGACCACGGGCCGGCTCGCGACGCGATCGAGACTTTTTTCCGCATGATCGTCAGGGATGCCCATGCGCCGAAGTTCGCGAACGGATGCATGAGCATCAATCAAGCGGTTGAAATGGCGCCGCACGACCCGGAGGTGCGAGAGCGGGTGCAGAGCGACTTTCAATACATCGAGGACGCGCTGACGCGCGTGATCGAACGCGGTCAGGGAGAGGGTTCGGTGAACGGCACCCGGCCTGCGCGAGACGTGGCGAGGCTCCTCGTTGTCGCGTTCCCGGGGCTTCAGGTGATGGTGCGAGCCGGTTACGGCAACGAGCGGCTCGACGACGCTTTGCGACTGCTGTTCCTGAATCTCGATTGA